The nucleotide sequence CTCGAAGGCGGCCAACGAGCAGTTGCTGACGGCGCGTGAAGTGTCCACTGCGATCCAGTACATCGCCGAGGAAACGGAAAAGTCGGCCGCCAACTGCGACAGCATCGCCCGTTCGACGGATGGCTTGAACGAGCGCGCGGGCAGCCTGAACCAGACTGTCTCCGGCTTCGTGGTGTAGGCCATGAGCCACGCGGCCACCTTGACGCCCGAGGTGCTGACGAGCCTGATCGCGCTGGTGCGCGAGCATACGGGCATCGCCATGACCGCGCGCAAGAGCGTCCTGCTGGAACGGCGCTTGCAGCCTCGGCTGCAGGCGCTGCGCCTGCACAGCTACCAGGATTACCTGGACCGCGTCAGCAGCGACCGCGACGAGGTGGCCCATTTCATCGACCTGGTGACCACCAACGACACCCTGTTCTTCCGCACGCCGCAAATCTGGGATTACTTCCGCGACCGCTACCTGCCCGCCTGGGCCCGCGCCCACCCGGACGGCTGCCTGTCCATCTGGTCGGCGGCCGCCGCCAGCGGCGAAGAACTGTATTCGATCGCCATGCTGTGCGAGCAATTCAAGCTGCAAGCGCCCGCTTTCCGCTACCAGATCCTGGCCAGCGACATTTCGCAGCAAATCCTTGGCGCGGCGCGGGCCGGCCAATACAGCGGGCGTTCCGTCGAGCGCATCCGCTTGTCGCACCCGGACTTGCTGCGCAAATATTTCTCGCCTTCGCCGTATGGCGTCAAGGTCAACGAGGACTTGCGGCAGCACGTGAGCTTTGCACAGCATAATTTGCTGGAAGCGCTGCGGCCGGCGCGGCAATTCGACCTGGTCTTCCTGCGCAATGTGCTCATTTATTTCGATGCGGAGCACCAGGAAACCGTGCTGCGCCAGGCCCGCCTGAGCCTCAAGGATGAAGGCCGGCTGATCCTGGGCGAATCGGAAACCATCGCCCGGCTCGGTACCGGCTATCAATTCGAGTTTCCCATGATTTACAAGGCGGGACTGGCATGATCCACACGCACACTCCGGCAGACGCGCCGCCGCTGCAACTGGTTGGCATGGGGCAACTTGGTGTGGGTACGCAGGGCGAGCAGCTGCAAGCCTTGCTCGGCTCCTGCATCGGTATCGGCTTCATCTGGAAGAATGGCCCCTGCTGCGGCCTGGCTCACTGTTTGCTGCCGGAAGCGCCCGGCGCAGACAGCGCCCCAGGCGCCCCGAATGCACGCGCCCTTAATGCACGCTATGTGAGCCAGGCCGTGCCCTCGCTGCTGCGCCTGATGGGCGTGCGCGAAGCCGACTACGCCGATATCGAGGTGGTGCTGGCGGGCGGCGCAAGCATGTTCGGCCCCGACAATGGCCATGGCCGCCTGCAGGTGGGGCGGCAAAAC is from Janthinobacterium sp. 61 and encodes:
- a CDS encoding protein-glutamate O-methyltransferase CheR, which produces MSHAATLTPEVLTSLIALVREHTGIAMTARKSVLLERRLQPRLQALRLHSYQDYLDRVSSDRDEVAHFIDLVTTNDTLFFRTPQIWDYFRDRYLPAWARAHPDGCLSIWSAAAASGEELYSIAMLCEQFKLQAPAFRYQILASDISQQILGAARAGQYSGRSVERIRLSHPDLLRKYFSPSPYGVKVNEDLRQHVSFAQHNLLEALRPARQFDLVFLRNVLIYFDAEHQETVLRQARLSLKDEGRLILGESETIARLGTGYQFEFPMIYKAGLA
- a CDS encoding chemotaxis protein CheD, with protein sequence MIHTHTPADAPPLQLVGMGQLGVGTQGEQLQALLGSCIGIGFIWKNGPCCGLAHCLLPEAPGADSAPGAPNARALNARYVSQAVPSLLRLMGVREADYADIEVVLAGGASMFGPDNGHGRLQVGRQNAAAAQKYLDQCGLHLSFCALGGRHGRHLLIDCARHSYAVTDVVARPGLTPRKEGVYGYP